In Octopus bimaculoides isolate UCB-OBI-ISO-001 chromosome 5, ASM119413v2, whole genome shotgun sequence, a genomic segment contains:
- the LOC106884217 gene encoding uncharacterized protein LOC106884217, with the protein MRKRHQRDTRLHTGLEEEHWKSTYKRNYIDPLFQLKKQKSDVVELSSYELHHSDCNQYHNIRQHYHHYRYYATIRRINQQLEMCLQQQLEMCLQQQLENCRQQQLESCLHQKMESGCHCCKHNV; encoded by the coding sequence ATGCGGAAACGCCACCAAAGAGATACACGTCTTCATACTGGCCTCGAAGAAGAACACTGGAAATCTACATATAAAAGAAACTATATTGATCCACTGTTTCAACTCAAAAAGCAAAAGTCGGACGTAGTTGAGTTGTCCTCCTATGAATTACATCACAGTGACTGCAACCAGTATCATAATATacgccaacactaccaccactaccgctactaCGCGACCATACGTCGCATCAACCAACAGTTGGAGATGTGCTTACAGCAACAGTTGGAGATGTGCTTACAGCAACAGTTGGAGAATTGCCGACAGCAACAGTTGGAGAGTTGCTTACACCAAAAGATGGAGAGTGGCTGCCACTGCTGCAAACATAACGTCTAA